The Takifugu rubripes chromosome 3, fTakRub1.2, whole genome shotgun sequence genome contains a region encoding:
- the LOC115249172 gene encoding golgin subfamily A member 6-like protein 22: protein MWQQKRNVRKTVHAETELMGRPRERPRDFEKPRSPENDLVPKERADWKKQLHELQEKCGKMERQLFYTEQHNRYLKDNLQQVKELMEKKDEEIASLQQQLDLSKSLNQTGEIQEELNGVDEQPRKVDIGLQINIPLRDISDSQELLNSEGNLEEEVGRPREVLQEREEQFRERSLRPEAHVDTLALLTQTEAALRESEEKSSRLEKELQEIVSEQGEKQLSRKEESVSVEPCGPDNQAINQLYDLCDHWENIINQMMETERKVQEETKVQKLEESRLQQEIQHLHVEKVQLQQKKKKSKFWSWIPKCLSR, encoded by the exons aCTGTTCATGCAGAGACAGAGTTGATGGGGAGACCGAGAGAGCGTCCCAGAGACTTTGAGAAGCCGAGGAGTCCAGAAAATGACCTGGTCCCTAAAGAGAGGGCGGACTGGAAGAAGCAACTCCATGAGCTGCAAGAGAAATGTGGCAAGATGGAAAGACAACTGTTCTACACTGAACAGCACAACAGGTACTTAAAGGACAACCTCCAGCAGGTCAAAGAGCTGATggagaaaaaggatgaagagatAGCGTCtctccaacagcagctggatTTGAGTAAAAGCTTAAACCAGACGGGTGAAATCCAGGAAGAACTGAACGGGGTTGATGAACAACCCAGGAAAGTCGACATCGGCCTTCAGATTAACATTCCTCTGAGGGACATTAGTGACTCCCAAGAGCTGCTAAACTCTGAAGGGAAccttgaagaggaggtgggacgACCCAGAGAGGTCCTgcaggaaagagaggagcagttcaggGAGAGGAGCTTGAGGCCTGAAGCTcatgtggacaccttggccttgctgacccagactgaggctgctctgagggagagtgaggaaaagagctccaggctggagaaagagctccagGAAATAGTGTCCGAACAGGGCGAGAAGCAGCtctccagaaaagaagagagtgtcAGCGTGGAGCCCTGTGGACCAGATAACCAGGCCATCAACCAGCTGTACGACCTCTGTGACCACTGGGAGAACATTATAAACcaaatgatggaaacagagagaaaagtacaggaggaaacaaaggtacagaagctggaggagagcagactccagcaggagattcaacatctccatgtggagaaggtccagcttcag cagaaaaagaagaaaagcaaattctggAGCTGGATACCAAAGTGTTTATCACGCTaa
- the LOC115249106 gene encoding golgin subfamily A member 6-like protein 22: MWQQKRNVRKTVHAETELMGRPRERPRDFEKPRSPENDLVPKERADWKKQLHELQEKCGKMERQLFYTEQHNRYLKDNLQQVKELMEKKDEEIASLQQQLDLSKSLNQTGEIQEELNGVDEQPRKVDIGLQINIPLSDISDSQELLNSEGNLEEEVGRPREVLQEREEQFRERSLRPEAHVDTLALLTQTEAALRESEEKSSRLEKELQEIVSEQGEKQLSRKEESVSVEPCGPDNQAINQLYDLCDHWENIINQMMETERKVQEETKVQKLEESRLQQETQHLHVEKVQLQQKKKKSKFWSWIPKCLSR, from the exons atgtggcaacagaAGCGAAACGTCAGAAAG aCTGTTCATGCAGAGACAGAGTTGATGGGGAGACCGAGAGAGCGTCCCAGAGACTTTGAGAAGCCGAGGAGTCCAGAAAATGACCTGGTCCCTAAAGAGAGGGCGGACTGGAAGAAGCAACTCCATGAGCTGCAAGAGAAATGTGGCAAGATGGAAAGACAACTGTTCTACACTGAACAGCACAACAGGTACTTAAAGGACAACCTCCAGCAGGTCAAAGAGCTGATggagaaaaaggatgaagagatCGCGTCtctccaacagcagctggatTTGAGTAAAAGCTTAAAccagacaggtgaaatccaggaagaACTGAACGGGGTTGATGAACAACCCAGGAAAGTTGACATCGGCCTTCAGATTAACATTCCTCTGAGTGACATTAGTGACTCCCAAGAGCTGCTCAACTCTGAAGGGAAccttgaagaggaggtgggacgACCCAGAGAGGTCCTgcaggaaagagaggagcagttcaggGAGAGGAGCTTGAGGCCTGAAGCTcatgtggacaccttggccttgctgacccagactgaggctgctctgagggagagtgaggaaaagagctccaggctggagaaagagctccagGAAATAGTGTCTGAACAGGGCGAGAAGCAGCtctccagaaaagaagagagtgtcAGCGTGGAGCCCTGTGGACCAGATAACCAGGCCATCAACCAGCTGTACGACCTCTGTGACCACTGGGAGAACATTATAAATCAgatgatggaaacagagagaaaagtacaggaggaaacaaaggtacagaagctggaggagagcagactccagcaggagaCTCAACATCTCCATGTGGAGAAGGTCCAGCTTCAG cagaaaaagaagaaaagcaaattctggAGCTGGATACCAAAGTGTTTATCACGCTAA
- the col2a1a gene encoding LOW QUALITY PROTEIN: collagen, type II, alpha 1a (The sequence of the model RefSeq protein was modified relative to this genomic sequence to represent the inferred CDS: deleted 1 base in 1 codon) — protein sequence MFSFLDSRTVLLLVASQVVLLSVVRCQEEDDQEAGGCIQDGQPYNDKDVWKPEPCRICVCDSGSVLCDEIICEEVKECADPIITSGECCPICPDDVTALIDVTGAKGQKGEPGDIVDVVGPKGPPGPMGPSGEQGPRGEVGLKGDKGNPGPRGRDGEPGTPGNPGPAGPPGPPGLGGNFAAQMSAGFDEKSGGAQMGVMQGPMGPMGPRGPPGPSGAPGPQGFQGAPGEAGEPGPAGPMGPRGPAGPPGKAGSDGEAGKPGKAGERGPAGPQGARGFPGTPGLPGIKGHRGHPGLDGAKGESGAAGAKGETGSAGENGAPGPMGPRGLPGERGRPGAAGAAGARGNDGLPGPAGPPGPVGPAGAPGFPGSPGAKGEAGPTGNRGAEGQQGPRGEAGTPGSPGPAGASGNPGTDGIPGAKGSTGGPGIAGAPGFPGPRGPPGPQGATGSLGPKGQSGDPGLPGLKGETGPKGELGPLGPQGAPGPAGEEGKRGARGEPGAAGPIGPPGERGAPGNRGFPGQDGLAGGKGAPGDRGVPGAAGPKGTGGDPGRPGESGLPGARGLTGRPGDAGPQGKVGASGPAGDDGRPGPPGPLGARGQPGVMGFPGPKGANGEPGKPGEKGLLGRQGLRGLPGKDGETGSAGPPGPAGPVGERGEQGQPGPSGFQGLPGPSGSPGEAGKPGDQGLPGEGGVPGAAGPRGERGFPGERGGAGPQGLQGPRGLPGTAGSDGPKGAIGPAGAAGPQGPPGLQGMPGERGAGGIPGAKGDRGDLGEKGPEGAPGKDGSRGLTGPIGPPGPSGPNGAKGESGPVGPNGAPGSRGTPGDRGEIGPPGPAGFAGPPGADGQPGVKGELGESGQKGDSGSPGPQGPSGAPGPVGPTGVSGPKGARGAQGAPGSTGFPGSAGRVGPPGPNGNPGAAGPAGPAGKDGPKGTRGDAGPPGRHGDAGLRGPPGQQGEKGEPGEDGPPGSEGPSGPQGLGGSRGIVGLPGQRGERGFPGLPGPSGEPGKQGASGSAGDRGPPGPVGPPGLTGPAGDPGREGAPGSDGPPGRDGASGVKGERGNSGPAGAPGAPGAPGAPGSVGPLGKQGDRGEAGAQGPAGPPGLAGARGMAGPQGPRGDKGEAGEAGERGQKGHRGFTGLQGLPGPPGPAGDSGASGPAGPGGPKGPPGPAGVSGKDGSNGQPGPIGPPGPRGRSGETGPSGPPGNTGPPGPPGPPGPGIDISAFAGLGQTEKSPDPLRYMRADEASSSLRQHDVEVDSTLKSLNNQIETLRSPDGTQKNPARTCRDLKLCHPKWESGNYWVDPNLGCTADAMKVFCNMETGETCVYPSIAKIPKKNWWSSKSKDRKHVWFGETMNGGFHFSYAQDGPAAAAAGVQLNFLRLLSAEASQNLTYHCKNSVAYMDQSTGNLKKAMLLQGSNEVEIRAEGNSRFTYSVLEDGCKKHTGRWGKTVFEYKTQKTSRLPIVDIAPMDIGGADQEFGVDVGAVCFL from the exons ATGTTCAGCTTTCTGGACTCAAGGACTGTTCTGCTACTCGTAGCATCCCAAGTTGTTTTACTATCCGTGGTCAGGTGTCAGGAAGAAGACGACC AGGAGGCAGGCGGCTGCATCCAGGACGGGCAGCCCTACAATGATAAGGATGTGTGGAAGCCCGAGCCGTGTCGTATCTGTGTGTGCGACAGTGGGTCGGTTCTGTGTGATGAGATAATCTGCGAGGAGGTCAAAGAGTGTGCCGACCCTATCATCACATCTGGAGAGTGCTGCCCCATCTGCCCCGATGATGTCACTGCCCTCATTG ACGTGACTGGCGCAAAG GGCCAGAAAGGAGAACCAGGAGACATTGTAGAT GTTGTAGGACCAAAAGGACCACCGGGCCCCATG GGCCCCTCGGGTGAGCAGGGACCACGAGGAGAAGTCGGTCTTAAGGGTGATAAG GGAAATCCTGGACCTAGAGGAAGAGATGGTGAGCCCGGCACCCCCGGAAACCCCGGACCTGCTGGCCCACCTGGACCACCCGGCCTTGGAGGA AACTTTGCTGCTCAGATGTCCGCGGGGTTCGATGAGAAATCTGGAGGGGCTCAGATGGGAGTGATGCAGGGCCCCAtg GGTCCTATGGGTCCTCGTGGTCCGCCTGGACCTTCTGGAGCTCCT GGGCCACAGGGTTTCCAGGGTGCCCCTGGTGAGGCTGGAGAGCCTGGTCCAGCT GGACCAATGGGACCTCGTGGACCAGCCGGACCTCCTGGGAAAGCTGGAAGTGAT GGGGAGGCCGGTAAACCCGGAAAAGCTGGCGAACGTGGACCTGCAGGGCCTCAG GGAGCTCGTGGATTCCCTGGAACTCCCGGACTTCCTGGAATCAAAGGACACAGA GGTCACCCTGGTTTGGATGGCGCTAAGGGAGAATCTGGTGCTGCAGGAGCCAAA GGTGAGACTGGCTCTGCTGGGGAGAACGGTGCTCCTGGACCGATG GGCCCTCGTGGTCTGCCTGGTGAGAGGGGGCGTCCTGGAGCAGCGGGAGCTGCA gGTGCTCGAGGAAATGATGGCTTACCCGGTCCTGCTGGCCCACCG GGGCCTGTGGGTCCAGCTGGAGCTCCCGGCTTCCCAGGATCTCCAGGAGCAAAG GGAGAAGCCGGACCTACTGGAAACCGCGGAGCTGAAGGACAACAGGGACCCCGCGGAGAGGCTGGCACTCCGGGatctcctggacctgctggagcaTCG GGCAACCCTGGTACTGATGGTATTCCTGGAGCAAAAGGATCTACT GGTGGTCCTGGTATTGCTGGTGCCCCTGGATTCCCTGGACCTCGTGGACCACCTGGACCACAGGGAGCTACTGGTTCTCTGGGGCCAAAAGGACAATCT GGTGACCCTGGTCTCCCCGGCCTCAAAGGGGAGACA GGACCCAAGGGAGAGCTTGGCCCACTTGGTCCACAAGGTGCCCCTGGCCCTGCTGGTGAAGAAGGCAAGAGAGGTGCTCGAGGAGAACCTGGAGCTGCCGGACCCATTGGACCTCCCGGAGAGAGA GGAGCTCCTGGTAACCGTGGTTTCCCGGGTCAGGATGGGCTTGCTGGTGGAAAG GGTGCCCCTGGTGACCGTGGTGTTCCTGGCGCTGCTGGGCCTAAAGGTACTGGTGGGGACCCGGGACGCCCTGGAGAATCCGGCCTCCCTGGAGCCAGA GGTCTCACTGGTCGTCCTGGAGATGCAGGTCCTCAGGGCAAAGTTGGAGCCTCT GGTCCTGCCGGTGATGACGGTCGCCCGGGTCCACCTGGTCCTCTGGGAGCCCGCGGACAGCCAGGAGTGATGGGATTCCCTGGACCCAAAGGAGCCAAc GGTGAACCCGGAAAGCCCGGAGAGAAAGGTCTTCTGGGCCGTCAGGGTCTGAGA GGTCTGCCTGGAAAAGATGGAGagactggttctgctggacctcctggtcctgct GGACCTgttggagagagaggagagcaagGTCAGCCCGGGCCTTCTGGATTCCAG GGTTTGCCCGGCCCATCTGGCTCCcctggagaggctggaaaacctggagaCCAG GGTCTCCCTGGCGAGGGAGGAGTACCTGGTGCTGCCGGACCCCGA GGTGAACGTGGCTTCCCTGGTGAGAGAGGTGGTGCTGGACCTCAGGGTCTTCAGGGACCTCGTGGACTTCCTGGAACAGCTGGAAGCGATGGAccaaag GGAGCCATTGgaccagctggagctgctggaccccAGGGACCCCCAGGCCTGCAGGGTATGcctggagaaagaggagccGGAGGTATCCCAGGAGCCAAGGGAGACAGA GGTGATTTGGGAGAGAAAGGACCCGAGGGAGCCCCTGGAAAGGACGGTTCTAGA GGTTTAACTGGTCCTATTGGCCCTCCGGGTCCATCTGGACCCAATGGTGCAAAG GGTGAATCTGGACCCGTTGGTCCCAACGGTGCCCCCGGTTCTCGCGGCACTCCT GGTGACCGTGGGGAGATCGgacctcctggtcctgctgggtTTGCTGGACCTCCT GGTGCAGATGGTCAGCCTGGTGTGAAGGGAGAGCTCGGTGAGTCTGGACAGAAGGGAGATAGTGGATCTCCTGGACCTCAGGGACCATCTGGTGCTCCCGGGCCTGTG GGACCTACTGGTGTTTCTGGACCTAAAGGAGCACGTGGTGCTCAGGGAGCTCCT gGTTCTACTGGTTTCCCTGGTTCTGCTGGCAGAGTGGGGCCTCCTGGCCCTAAT GGTAACCCCGGTGCTGCGGGTCCTGCCGGTCCTGCCGGCAAAGACGGACCAAAGGGTACTCGTGGAGATGCGGGACCCCCAGGAAGACACGGAGACGCTGGACTCCGTGGACCTCCGGGCcaacagggagagaaaggagagccTGGTGAAGATGGGCCGCCT GGTTCTGAAGGTCCCTCAGGTCCTCAGGGTCTGGGTGGATCTCGTGGTATTGTTGGTTTGCCAGGTCAGCGTGGAGAGAGGGGCTTCCCTGGACTTCCTGGACCTTCC GGAGAACCTGGTAAACAAGGTGCATCAGGTTCTGCTGGTGACCGTGGACCTCCTGGGCCTGTAGGACCCCCTGGGCTgactggacctgctggagatCCTGGCAGAGAG GGTGCTCCCGGGTCAGACGGACCTCCAGGCAGAGACGGAGCTTCTGGAGTCAAA GGAGAGCGAGGCAACAGTGGCCCCGCCGGTGCCCCTGGAGCTCCCGGTGCCCCTGGCGCTCCTGGGTCTGTCGGACCCCTCGGAaagcagggagacagaggagaggct GGAGCTCAAGGACCTGCTGGACCCCCTGGACTTGCTGGTGCTCGAGGAATGGCT GGACCACAAGGACCCCGTGGAGATAAGGGAGAGGCTGGTGAGGCCggagagaggggacagaagggCCACCGTGGATTCACTGGACTGCAGGGGCTTCCTGGACCTCCT GGTCCCGCTGGAGATTCTGGAGcttctggacctgctggacctggcGGACCTAAG GGACCACCTGGACCAGCTGGGGTTTCTGGCAAAGATGGATCTAATGGACAGCCTGGTCCCATTGGCCCCCCTGGACCTCGTGGACGTTCCGGAGAAACTGGTCCTTCT GGTCCTCCTGGTAACACTGGACCCCCAGGTCCTCCTGGCCCCCCCGGCCCCGGAATTGACATATCTGCCTTTGCTGGTCTGGGTCAAACTGAGAAGTCCCCCGATCCACTCAGATACATGAGGGCTGATGAGGCTTCCAGCTCTCTTAGGCAGCACGACGTGGAGGTCGACTCCACTCTGAAGTCCCTCAACAACCAGATCGAGACCTTGCGTAGCCCCGACGGAACCCAGAAGAACCCCGCTCGCACCTGCAGAGACCTGAAACTGTGTCACCCCAAATGGGAGAGTG GTAACTACTGGGTCGATCCTAATCTTGGCTGCACCGCTGATGCCATGAAGGTCTTCTGCAACATGGAAACCGGAGAGACCTGCGTCTACCCCAGCATCGCCAAAATACCAAAGAAGAACTGGTGGAGCAGCAAGAGCAAGGACCGCAAACACGTCTGGTTCGGAGAGACCATGAACGGTGGATTCCAC TTCAGCTACGCCCAGGACggccccgccgccgccgccgccggagtCCAGCTGAACTTCTTGAGGCTTCTGTCCGCTGAGGCGTCCCAGAACCTGACCTACCACTGCAAGAACAGCGTCGCCTACATGGACCAGAGCACTGGCAACCTGAAGAAGGCgatgctgctgcagggctcCAATGAGGTGGAGATCCGGGCAGAGGGCAACAGCCGATTCACATACAGCGTGTTGGAGGATGGCTGCAAG aaacacacaggccGGTGGGGCAAGACTGTCTTTGAgtacaaaacacagaaaacctCCCGTCTGCCCATCGTGGACATTGCTCCTATGGACATCGGAGGAGCGGATCAGGAATTTGGAGTGGATGTAGGCGCAGTCTGCTTTTTGTAA
- the aaas gene encoding aladin — protein sequence MCSLALFPPPLPAGQTTLCESNNELLSRTSIDDPQKQESSPLSLYFPRESLKLHCRTESSSKAAFLDHSETLWMRSAAAWRDGGFTGLLNEITNSHTEVPKWLSVTCGCILALLQKVSSFHGSLFPHLALSSDNMIAEFSQVLNWSDCVVRAFAWHPHTDKFAVALMDDSIKIYNPKSATTPTLKHRLQRNVAAVQWKPLCASALAVACQNCLLVWHVDPCSLSTRPSSGCAQVLSHPGHSPVTSIAWSPSGSLLLSASPTDTAMMVWDVASESCVPLQRVGGGGVSFLSWSPDGSHVLASTPAALFRVWETRMWTCERWPCLKGRCQSGCWSPDGSRLLFSVQGEMVIYALTFTETPGPPTSTSKGPQAAAVVADLSETTFKTPDGEIVVGGEIQSLAWDPTGERLAVLLKGDPHATDRPAIIAVFKTRSRPIFELLPCGFVQGEAGAEARLMQFHPNFQHGALLTVCWSSGRITHVPFYFLSAGIPHCGLSGSPLLPRHQSRTTDNQSLFTEQQS from the exons ATGTGTTCGCTGGCGCTGTTTCCTCCTCCGCTCCCCGCTGGACAGACCACTCTGTGCGAGTCCAACAACGAGCTGCTGTCCAGAACCTCCATTGATGACCCACAGAAGCAG gaGTCCAGTCCTTTGAGTCTGTATTTTCCTCGAGAGTCTCTGAAGCTCCACTGTCGCACAGAAAGCAGCAGCAAGGCGGCTTTTCTGGATCACTCTGAAACCCTGTGGATGAGGAGTGCAGCAGCATG GAGGGATGGAGGCTTCACAGGACTACTTAATGAAATAACCAACTCGCATACTGAGG TGCCCAAGTGGCTATCGGTGACCTGTGGTTGTATTTTGGCATTGCTTCAAAAGGTGTCATCATTTCATGGTTCGCTCTTTCCTCATTTAGCA CTGAGCAGCGACAACATGATTGCAGAGTTTTCTCAGGTTTTAAATTG GTCTGACTGTGTGGTGCGAGCCTTCGCTTGGCACCCTCATACTGATAAATTTGCTGTGGCTCTGATGGATGACTCCATTAAAATCTACAACCCCAAAAG TGCAACAACGCCCACGTTAAAGCACCGTCTTCAGAGGAATGTTGCGGCTGTGCAGTGGAAGCCGCTGTGTGCCTCGGCCCTCGCTGTTGCCTGTCAAAACTGTTTACTGGTGTGGCACGTGGACCCCTGCTCCCTCTCCACCAG GCCTTCATCTGGCTGTGCTCAGGTTCTGTCTCATCCCGGTCACTCTCCTGTCACTTCCATCGCCTGGTCTCCGAGCGGCTCTCTGCTTTTGTCGGCCTCGCCGACGGACACCGCAATGATG GTTTGGGATGTTGCTTCAGAAAGTTGTGTTCCACTTCAGCGTGTTGGAGGAGGCGGCGTCAGCTTCCTGTCCTGGTCTCCTGATGGGAGTCATGTTCTCGCTTCTACCCCGGCTGCCCTGTTTAG GGTTTGGGAGACCAGGATGTGGACCTGTGAGCGTTGGCCATGTTTAAAAGGACGCTGCCAG TCTGGCTGTTGGAGTCCAGATGGAAGTCGACTACTCTTCTCTGTTCAGGGAGAAATGGTCATCTACGCTCTCACCTTCACTGAGACACCAG GCCCACCTACAAGCACATCAAAGGGGCCGCAGGCAGCTGCTGTCGTGGCCGACCTGTCGGAGACGACCTTTAAAACCCCAGACGGCGAGATTGT TGTTGGAGGGGAGATCCAGTCCTTAGCCTGGGACCCAACAGGAGAGCGACTCGCTGTGCTTCTCAAAG GTGATCCACACGCCACTGACCGGCCGGCAATCATCGCCGTGTTTAAGACGAGGAGCAGACCCATTTTTGAGCTTTTGCCATG TGGGTTTGTTCAAGGGGAGGCCGGTGCAGAAGCAAGACTCATGCAGTTCCATCCCAATTTCCAGCACGGAGCTCTGCTCACTGTG TGTTGGTCCAGTGGAAGAATCACCCATGTGCCTTTCTACTTCCTGAGTGCCGGCATCCCTCACTGCGGCCTCAGTGGCAGCCCACTGCTGCCACGCCATCAGAGCAGAACCACAGACAACCAGTCTCTCTTCACAGAGCAGCAATCCTGA
- the map3k12 gene encoding mitogen-activated protein kinase kinase kinase 12, whose product MSGTCIHEPRAPSPSLSGFSTPISEPLYRRLDGDTPACTPETDLTPTQCVLRNVLSIDTGAQVVPGGSSPTPSDGPSAHFDNSVLKLHEHEACQCGGGAEAGHSPEAGAVRSQSENIRLQSGSGGFLEGLFGCLKPVWTMIGKAYSTEHKHSNEESWEVPFEEISDLQWVGSGAQGAVFLGKFHGEEVAVKKVRDIKETEIKHLRKLKHPNIITFKGVCTQAPCYCILMEYCAQGQLYEVLRAGRKITPSLLVDWSMGIAGGMNYLHLHKIIHRDLKSPNMLITHDDLVKISDFGTSKELSDKSTKMSFAGTVAWMAPEVIRNEPVSEKVDIWSFGVVLWEMLTGEIPYKDVDSSAIIWGVGNNSLQLPIPESCPDGFKILLRQCWNCKPRNRPSFRQILLHLDIASADVLSTPQETYFKSQAEWREEVKRHFEKIKSEGTCLHRLDEELINRRREELRHALDIREHYERKLERANNLYMELSAVMLQLELKEKELQRREQSLDKKYPSLFKHHSSRQSSSSNTMDKLIKKRNVPQKLPSGKRPDILKSEVIIPKMDSSVMQITIPACPNRSSTSPSRSRRVKTRHRKPGKGSSGDLAGLKANQSSPNRDSTAQTNGSTTNTSKQLLEPSAALRGLGHEQQQRQLSSSSPDLICTTLKAEAQEKGEPSVGCFERGGSLSASAGLGGSEAGATGLDDLTETPPRSDTPSEDAASFPFSSSPDSPCGRGAAARRASLGSPRLLLDGEDKEEGAGAVRMPRGASGGIGSQHLTPSAILYRAAITRKQRRGVSSEEEEGEVDSEVELPRRRRPTSITKCQSVSTFSSENLSVSDGEEGHTTDHSHSGTPDVVSTNTDDRLDDRSDDLLSQGSEIPADNTDPAQASDGLSERDGALGRAKAQLDAGQNPNESRALCDDSDCDSAELDQSGSGEPSRPPSAGAWAPPSQLYQGSTQTPHSGPL is encoded by the exons ATGAGTGGGACCTGTATCCATGAGCCCCGtgccccttccccctccctctcaggCTTCAGCACTCCCATCTCAGAACCGCTCTATCGAAGGCTCGATGGAGATACCCCTGCGTGTACCCCCGAAACGGACCTGACCCCCACACAGTGTGTCCTACGTAACGTGCTATCCATTGACACGGGCgcacaggtggtgccggggggCAGCAGCCCCACTCCCAGTGATGGACCCTCAGCGCACTTTGACAACAGCGTGCTAAAACTACATGAACATGAGGCCTGCCAGTGTGGCGGTGGAGCCGAAGCTGGGCACAGCCCAGAGGCTGGCGCTGTTCGGAGCCAGTCAGAGAACATTCGGCTACAATCAGGAAGCGGAGGTTTTTTGGAGGGACTGTTTGGCTGCCTAAAACCGGTTTGGACCATGATCGGAAAGGCCTACTccactgaacacaaacacagtaaCGAAG AGTCCTGGGAGGTTCCTTTTGAGGAAATCTCTGACTTGCAGTGGGTGGGCAGCGGGGCACAGGGCGCCGTCTTCCTTGGCAAGTTCCACGGAGAGGAGGTGGCCGTGAAGAAAGTGCGGGACATCAAGGAGACTGAGATCAAACACCTACGCAAACTCAAGCACCCCAACATCATCACTTTCAA GGGCGTGTGCACACAGGCTCCCTGTTACTGTATCCTAATGGAATACTGTGCTCAAGGCCAGTTGTATGAGGTGCTGAGGGCGGGTCGTAAAATCACCCCGTCCCTCCTGGTTGACTGGTCTATGGGCATTGCAGGTGGCATGAACTACCTCCACCTTCACAAAATCATCCATCGCGACCTCAAGTCACCTAA TATGCTGATTACCCACGATGACCTGGTAAAGATCTCTGACTTTGGAACCTCAAAGGAGCTCAGCGACAAGAGTACCAAGATGTCGTTTGCTGGGACTGTGGCTTGGATGGCCCCTGAGGTCATTCGTAACGAGCCTGTCTCCGAAAAGGTGGACATCTG GTCCTTTGGAGTGGTGCTGTGGGAGATGTTGACAGGAGAGATCCCTTATAAAGATGTGGACTCCTCCGCCATCATCTGGGGTGTGGGGAACAACAGCCTCCAGCTGCCGATACCCGAGAGCTGCCCTGACGGCTTCAAGATCCTCCTCAGACAGTGCTG GAATTGTAAGCCTAGAAATAGGCCCTCTTTCCGTCAGATCCTCCTCCATTTGGACATTGCGTCTGCTGATGTGCTGTCCACCCCACAAGAGACATACTTCAAGTCTCAG GCTGAATGGCGAGAAGAGGTGAAACGGCACTTTGAGAAGATCAAGTCGGAGGGTACTTGTCTCCACCGGCTTGATGAAGAACTAATCAACAGACGCAGAGAGGAGCTCAG GCATGCTTTGGATATTCGTGAGCACTAtgagaggaaactggagagAGCTAACAATCTCTACATGGAGCTGAGCGCCGttatgctgcagctggagctgaaagagaaagagctgcagag GAGAGAGCAGTCCCTGGATAAAAAGTACCCAAGTCTGTTCAAGCACCACAGTTCCAGACAGAGCAGCTCCTCAAACACTATGGACAAGCTCATCAAGAAGAGAAATGTTCCACAGAAGCTTCCTTCAGGAAAGAG gccaGACATCCTCAAATCTGAGGTAATCATTCCCAAAATGGATTCTTCCGTGATGCAAATCACTATTCCAGCGTGCCCCAACAGAAGCTCCACTTCTCCCAGCCGGTCCCGAAGGGTAAAGACTCGCCACCGCAAGCCGGGTAAAGGCAGCAGTGGGGACCTGGCTGGACTTAAGGCAAATCAGTCCTCTCCTAACAGGGACTCGACTGCCCAGACGAATGGCTCCACAACCAATACCTccaagcagctgctggagccctCTGCTGCCCTGCGGGGCCTCGGCcacgagcagcagcagaggcagctgtcctcctccagcccagACCTTATATGCACCACGCTGAAGGCAGAGGCCCAGGAAAAAGGCGAGCCCTCTGTGGGCTGCTTTGAGAGAGGAGGCAGCCTCAGCGCCTCTGCGGGTTTAGGGGGATCAGAGGCCGGGGCGACTGGTCTCGACGACCTCACAGAAACTCCCCCGCGCAGCGACACGCCGAGCGAGGACGCCGCGTCGTTCCCGTTCTCCAGCAGCCCGGATTCCCCGTGTGGGAGAGGGGCAGCAGCCAGAAGAGCCTCTCTGGGATCTCCGCGCCTACTACTCGACGGcgaggacaaagaggaaggaGCTGGGGCCGTGAGGATGCCACGGGGGGCGTCGGGGGGCATCGGGAGTCAGCACCTCACTCCGTCAGCCATTCTGTACAGGGCAGCTATCACACGGAAGCAG AGACGCGGAGTGTcatcagaagaggaggagggtgaagtTGACAGTGAGGTTGAGTTGCCACGGAGACG ACGTCCGACCAGTATCACCAAGTGCCAGTCGGTCTCGACCTTTAGCTCAGAGAACCTGTCCGTTTCCGATGGCGAGGAGGGTCACACCACTGACCACTCCCACAGCGGCACCCCTGACGTGGTCAGCACTAACACGGATGACAGACTGGACGACCGCAGCGACGacctcctgtctcagggttcgGAGATCCCCGCCGACAACACCGATCCCGCGCAAGCGTCCGACGGCCTGtcggagagagacggagcgcTGGGCCGGGCTAAAGCTCAGCTGGATGCTGGGCAGAATCCCAATGAG AGTCGCGCCCTGTGTGATGATTCGGACTGCGACAGCGCTGAGCTGGACCAGTCTGGCAGCGGAGAACCGAGCCGTCCTCCCAGCGCCGGGGCCTGGGCTCCGCCATCGCAGCTGTATCAGGGCTCCACACAGACGCCCCACTCTGGGCCTCTGTAG